The genomic region AATGTTACGATATCTTTCTTCTCATATCAACGATTCTAGAGTAAAATTTTTAGGATTAGATTTTAGTGCAAATTCTATTGAACAAGCTCGTCAAAATAGTATAGAGTTTTCTGATATACGCTTTCGCAAAAGCGATATTTTACAAATAAATGCAGCAGATATAGATTGTGATATTCTCATAAGCACACTGACCATGCACCATTTTAATGACACTGAAATAATTAGTTTTTTAAAGAAATTTAAAGAAATAACGACATATTCAATAATCATCAATGATTTACATAGAAGTAGACTAGCTTTTATGCTATTTCAACTTGTATGTCTTATTTTTATAAGAAATGAAATATCAAAACATGATGGGTTAATTTCTATCGCAAGCGGTTTTAAACGTGCTGATTTTAAACGATATGCACAGATGATACCTTTTAATAATGACTCAATACAATGGAAGTGGTCATTCCGATTTATATGGTTAATACCTGTCTATGAGTGTAAAAATTAAAGCAGTAGCCACGCAGCTACCACAATACTATAAAGAAACTAAAGAGATTTTACCATTTGTTGAAACATGGCTTGCAGATCAAGATGAAAGGCTAAGACGTAAAACTATTAAAATCTTTGAAGGTGCTGGAGTAGATAAAAGATATTCCATCATGGAACCTATAGAGGTTTTTACAAAAACATCATTTAAAGATCGTAATGATATTTATAAAAGAGAGGTTGTACCGCTAGCAGAAAAGGCTGTTCAAAAAGCACTAGCTAAAGCTAGCTGGCAGGCTACAGACTTAGATTACATTATATCGGTAAGTTGTACAGGCATTATGATACCTTCTATAGATGCTTATTTAATCAATAGAATGGGAATGAGACCAGATATCTATAGACTACCCGTAACAGAAATGGGATGTGTTGCAGGTGTATCTGGATTGATATATGCACAACAATTTTTAACCGCAAATCCAGGTAAACGTGCTGCTGTAATCGCAGTAGAAGCGCCTACAGCGACATTTCAACTAGAGGATTATTCAATGGCTAATATGGTGAGTGCGGCCATTTTTGGAGATGGTTGTGCTTGTGTTTTGCTATCTTCTCAAGAAGATGATGATGGGCCAGAAATTAAAGCTCATGAAATGTATCATTTTCCAGATGCTACGCATATGATGGGATTTGATTTAGTGAATAGTGGTTTGCAAATGGTCCTTGACAAAGCGGTGCCAGAAACGATTGCAGCGCATTTTCCAGCGATTGTGCATCCATTTTTAGAGAAACAAGGCTTAACTATTCAAGATATCAATCACTTAATCTTTCATCCTGGTGGTAAAAAAATCGTTCAGACTGTAGAAGAACTATTCGGTAAACTAGGTAAGAATATTTATGATACTAAAGAAGTACTGAGACTTTATGGCAATATGAGTAGTGCCACGGTATTATTTGTTTTAGAGCGTTTTATGAATCAGAATTTAGAAAAAGGTGAACGTGGTTTGATG from Nonlabens arenilitoris harbors:
- a CDS encoding type III polyketide synthase, whose translation is MSVKIKAVATQLPQYYKETKEILPFVETWLADQDERLRRKTIKIFEGAGVDKRYSIMEPIEVFTKTSFKDRNDIYKREVVPLAEKAVQKALAKASWQATDLDYIISVSCTGIMIPSIDAYLINRMGMRPDIYRLPVTEMGCVAGVSGLIYAQQFLTANPGKRAAVIAVEAPTATFQLEDYSMANMVSAAIFGDGCACVLLSSQEDDDGPEIKAHEMYHFPDATHMMGFDLVNSGLQMVLDKAVPETIAAHFPAIVHPFLEKQGLTIQDINHLIFHPGGKKIVQTVEELFGKLGKNIYDTKEVLRLYGNMSSATVLFVLERFMNQNLEKGERGLMLSFGPGFTAQRILLEW
- a CDS encoding methyltransferase domain-containing protein encodes the protein MIYLDHKRNTDPEWMDDPNLDEQILQNAINDINKINKWLGGFKFTLSALQKELKKIKKSTITIVDAGCGDGEMLRYLSSHINDSRVKFLGLDFSANSIEQARQNSIEFSDIRFRKSDILQINAADIDCDILISTLTMHHFNDTEIISFLKKFKEITTYSIIINDLHRSRLAFMLFQLVCLIFIRNEISKHDGLISIASGFKRADFKRYAQMIPFNNDSIQWKWSFRFIWLIPVYECKN